From a region of the Paenibacillus lutimineralis genome:
- a CDS encoding PdaC/SigV domain-containing protein: MRRGAMALAAGVILGGILPMQGIGYAADKGLVDSAQPAQANHSSTNIGNQNTNTTYTKVVLKANGVITGHEGLWIKGKTWVPITFLRDGLGLPLSYNKETRTYSVGQGYRQLNIAVSEYGESVDMNGFYLKDSGRIIDGHLYIPFQVVKNYLGYQGDWSLAAKKLNVLSVKENAVGINVKTFDQESDQASIHLKYPEVTGIDNDEVEKAINEVLRSDVDQFREEIEKSLRERSEDSQSQGQNKISIDYQYSSSFIVTYNKDGILSLLTQQHVYTGGAHGMPYRKAYTFSLSDGSQMSLEDLFGPGEHDLSPLNEQIKADFLKLPDYFGGFVALGSQPDFYLQQGEEALKVFFQVYEYTPYAAGFPEFPFPLKAIFPKKTAYLVI, encoded by the coding sequence ATGAGAAGAGGAGCTATGGCCTTGGCAGCCGGCGTTATATTGGGAGGTATTTTGCCGATGCAGGGGATAGGCTATGCGGCTGATAAGGGTTTGGTAGACAGTGCTCAGCCAGCTCAAGCTAATCATAGTTCAACTAACATAGGAAATCAGAACACGAATACGACTTATACGAAGGTTGTATTGAAGGCAAACGGGGTTATTACCGGACATGAAGGGTTATGGATCAAGGGGAAGACCTGGGTGCCTATTACTTTTCTGCGGGATGGACTTGGTCTGCCTTTAAGTTACAACAAGGAGACTCGTACTTACTCCGTAGGGCAAGGATATCGGCAATTGAACATTGCGGTATCTGAGTATGGGGAATCGGTTGATATGAATGGCTTCTATCTTAAGGATAGCGGCCGTATCATAGACGGGCATTTGTATATCCCTTTTCAAGTTGTGAAGAATTACTTGGGATACCAGGGAGACTGGAGCCTAGCTGCCAAGAAGCTTAACGTGCTGAGCGTCAAGGAGAATGCGGTGGGGATAAATGTTAAGACCTTTGATCAAGAGAGCGATCAGGCTTCGATCCATCTGAAGTATCCTGAAGTGACGGGAATCGATAATGATGAGGTTGAGAAGGCAATCAATGAGGTTCTGAGAAGCGATGTGGATCAGTTCAGAGAAGAAATAGAGAAGAGTTTGCGGGAGAGAAGCGAGGATAGTCAGAGCCAAGGACAGAATAAGATTAGCATTGACTATCAATATTCCAGCAGTTTCATCGTTACTTATAATAAAGATGGTATTCTCAGCTTACTGACGCAGCAGCATGTCTATACCGGAGGAGCCCATGGGATGCCTTATCGCAAGGCCTACACGTTCTCTCTGAGCGATGGGAGTCAGATGTCCCTGGAAGACTTATTTGGGCCGGGTGAGCATGATCTAAGTCCACTGAATGAACAAATTAAGGCGGATTTTCTCAAGCTGCCGGATTATTTTGGAGGCTTCGTTGCGCTGGGGAGTCAGCCGGACTTCTACCTGCAGCAAGGGGAAGAGGCTTTAAAGGTCTTTTTCCAAGTCTATGAGTATACGCCGTATGCAGCAGGATTTCCTGAGTTTCCGTTCCCATTAAAGGCGATATTCCCTAAAAAAACAGCTTATTTGGTCATTTAA